Proteins encoded in a region of the Planococcus shixiaomingii genome:
- the pepT gene encoding peptidase T, translating to MLETLIERLVRYAKIDTQSDFTAASTPSTPGQWNLLHELEREMKAIGLEEVGMDEHGYLFGTLPSNTDKELPVVGFLAHVDTATDFTGKNVNPQRVENYDGNDIPLSEKIVMSPNDFPALKDYAGHTLITTDGTTLLGADNKAGIAEIMTAMEYLVQHPEIKHGKIRIAFTPDEEIGKGPHKFDVARFGAEFAYTMDGGPIGELQYESFNAAAATLTIQGKSVHPGSSKNKMVNASTVAIQFQQEMPQNEVPELTEDYEGFIHLNSFQGNVEQAVLSYIIRYFDKEEFEAKKAHMQQVAEKLQAKYGSDAIQLEIEDQYYNMREKIEPVMEIVDAAETAMNTLGIEPNIVPVRGGTDGSQLSYMGMPTPNIFTGGENYHGKYEFISAENMEKATQVIVEIVRAMKQKR from the coding sequence ATGCTTGAAACGTTAATCGAACGACTTGTGCGCTATGCAAAAATCGATACACAATCAGATTTTACCGCTGCCTCCACCCCTTCTACTCCAGGACAATGGAATTTGCTGCATGAATTGGAGCGGGAAATGAAAGCTATTGGCCTTGAAGAAGTCGGGATGGATGAACATGGCTATTTGTTCGGTACACTTCCTTCTAATACAGACAAAGAACTTCCTGTCGTCGGCTTTTTAGCGCACGTTGATACGGCGACGGATTTTACCGGCAAAAACGTCAATCCTCAGCGCGTCGAAAATTACGATGGCAATGATATTCCGTTAAGTGAAAAGATTGTCATGTCCCCTAATGATTTTCCGGCATTGAAAGATTATGCCGGCCATACGCTGATCACTACAGACGGTACAACGCTGCTCGGCGCCGACAACAAAGCCGGCATCGCCGAAATCATGACAGCGATGGAATACTTGGTCCAGCATCCGGAAATCAAGCACGGTAAAATCCGTATCGCCTTTACTCCTGATGAAGAAATCGGCAAAGGGCCGCATAAATTTGATGTTGCAAGATTCGGTGCAGAGTTTGCTTACACAATGGACGGCGGTCCGATTGGCGAATTACAATACGAAAGCTTTAACGCCGCAGCAGCTACACTGACGATTCAAGGAAAAAGCGTCCATCCCGGTTCTTCCAAAAACAAAATGGTCAATGCGTCAACAGTGGCCATCCAATTCCAGCAAGAAATGCCGCAAAATGAAGTGCCTGAGCTGACAGAAGACTATGAAGGCTTTATTCACTTGAACAGCTTCCAAGGCAATGTGGAACAAGCAGTGTTGTCCTACATCATCCGCTATTTCGACAAAGAGGAATTTGAAGCGAAAAAAGCCCACATGCAGCAAGTGGCTGAAAAACTGCAAGCTAAATACGGCAGTGATGCAATCCAACTTGAGATTGAAGACCAATACTATAATATGCGCGAGAAAATCGAGCCGGTGATGGAAATCGTTGATGCAGCAGAAACGGCGATGAACACGTTGGGCATTGAACCGAACATTGTCCCTGTACGAGGCGGTACAGATGGTTCCCAATTGTCTTATATGGGCATGCCGACACCGAATATTTTTACCGGCGGCGAAAACTACCACGGAAAATACGAATTTATTTCTGCAGAAAACATGGAAAAAGCTACTCAAGTCATTGTAGAAATCGTCCGGGCAATGAAACAAAAGCGCTGA
- a CDS encoding RrF2 family transcriptional regulator has protein sequence MRLTMYTDFSLRVLIYLGSKEPEKLSTIQEISDAYNISKNHLTKVAFELGKAGFIQTVRGRGGGIRLADVPQNINIGTVVRQMEDDFHLVECFDLEHNRCPIAPVCGLRGVLGKALHAYLTVLDEYTLEDLLVNREGLRAILQT, from the coding sequence GTGAGATTAACGATGTATACCGATTTTTCACTGCGTGTGCTCATTTACTTGGGTTCCAAAGAGCCGGAAAAACTTTCAACTATCCAAGAAATTTCAGACGCTTATAATATATCTAAAAACCATTTAACCAAAGTGGCATTTGAACTTGGCAAAGCCGGATTTATCCAGACCGTTCGAGGGCGGGGCGGCGGAATCCGTCTGGCAGATGTTCCGCAGAATATCAATATAGGAACTGTAGTAAGGCAAATGGAAGATGATTTTCATTTGGTCGAGTGTTTTGACCTTGAACATAACCGCTGCCCGATTGCACCCGTATGTGGTCTTCGCGGCGTGTTAGGAAAAGCGCTCCATGCTTACTTAACGGTGCTGGATGAATATACGCTGGAAGATTTGCTGGTGAACCGGGAAGGGCTCCGTGCCATTTTACAAACATAA
- a CDS encoding STAS domain-containing protein: protein METKSSLTVGGLQFEWDLEEGKFQFEGQDSVLFWTGTAMKMFFDSIEEISGEEATGVVMETTGFRQGLVVGDYFSEMEDVDVEKAANLITYTYSSAGWGIAEIRNLNTETGTLEVHLRNSWEHKINVAQGKKAGGRFLPAHYAGIFTKLFGRNIWYKTVHSQIEGFPETIVEYFPSEETIEKNIHRLARSKEAEQIDQLENLVEEKTRELNELIKEISSPIIPVLEDIVVVPLLGTYDEERAEELLVKTLQNLPTHKSKYLVLDLTGLNNNFTTHAASLIDKIGATASLIGTSTILVGISPQMSMIIAESGINLSKFNCFQTLQHGIHYALAQNGRSII from the coding sequence ATGGAAACAAAATCTTCACTAACTGTAGGCGGATTGCAATTTGAATGGGATTTGGAAGAAGGGAAATTTCAATTTGAAGGGCAAGATTCCGTGTTATTTTGGACGGGCACGGCCATGAAAATGTTTTTTGACTCTATAGAAGAAATCTCTGGAGAAGAAGCAACGGGCGTGGTGATGGAAACAACCGGCTTTCGCCAAGGATTGGTTGTAGGAGACTATTTTTCTGAGATGGAAGATGTCGATGTGGAAAAAGCAGCTAATCTGATTACTTATACATATTCTTCGGCGGGTTGGGGAATTGCCGAAATCCGTAACTTGAACACTGAGACAGGCACACTTGAGGTTCATTTGAGAAATAGCTGGGAACATAAAATCAATGTGGCTCAAGGAAAAAAAGCAGGCGGCAGGTTCCTGCCAGCGCATTACGCGGGGATCTTCACAAAACTTTTTGGCCGAAATATCTGGTATAAAACCGTTCATTCTCAAATTGAAGGATTCCCGGAAACCATTGTCGAGTATTTTCCTTCCGAAGAAACCATTGAAAAAAATATCCACCGGTTGGCGCGTTCAAAAGAAGCTGAACAAATCGATCAGCTGGAAAACTTGGTAGAAGAAAAAACAAGAGAATTGAACGAATTGATTAAAGAGATTTCTTCGCCGATCATTCCTGTTTTAGAAGATATCGTAGTCGTTCCATTGCTTGGCACTTATGATGAGGAGCGTGCAGAAGAATTGCTTGTGAAAACTTTGCAAAATCTGCCGACTCATAAATCGAAATACTTGGTATTGGATTTAACCGGGCTCAATAATAATTTCACTACTCATGCCGCTAGTTTGATCGATAAGATCGGAGCGACAGCTTCCTTGATCGGAACATCCACCATCTTGGTCGGCATTTCGCCCCAAATGAGCATGATCATCGCTGAATCCGGCATCAACTTATCAAAATTCAATTGCTTCCAGACTTTACAGCATGGCATTCATTACGCATTAGCTCAAAATGGACGGAGCATTATCTAA
- a CDS encoding pyridoxamine 5'-phosphate oxidase family protein: protein MTVTQEELKNTALKILEDSHVGTLATVQGNKPHSRYMTFFHDEFTLYTATSKKTQKVDELEANPHVHILLGYEGQGVGDAFLEIEGEMGVHDDQSMIDKVWNDALKGWFSGPDDPNLVILAIKPNNVRLINKKGQEPQTIEL, encoded by the coding sequence ATGACAGTGACTCAAGAAGAATTGAAGAATACGGCATTGAAAATTTTAGAAGACAGCCATGTGGGAACTTTAGCTACTGTTCAAGGAAACAAACCGCATTCCCGTTATATGACATTTTTCCACGATGAATTTACATTGTATACGGCGACCAGCAAAAAAACGCAAAAAGTTGACGAGCTTGAAGCCAATCCTCATGTTCACATTCTTCTAGGCTATGAAGGCCAAGGAGTTGGGGATGCTTTCTTGGAAATTGAAGGTGAGATGGGCGTCCATGACGACCAAAGCATGATCGACAAAGTATGGAATGATGCATTGAAAGGCTGGTTCTCTGGTCCGGACGATCCGAACCTTGTTATTTTAGCCATCAAGCCGAATAATGTCCGCCTCATCAATAAAAAAGGCCAAGAACCGCAAACAATCGAATTATAA